One genomic region from Xenopus laevis strain J_2021 chromosome 2L, Xenopus_laevis_v10.1, whole genome shotgun sequence encodes:
- the LOC108707769 gene encoding ecto-ADP-ribosyltransferase 5, producing MRLLLLYISLEILGLRMATQVRAESYSLRYKSDAFDDQYIGCSEQMEKHMFLVLKKEKLNREFGLAWENATKKWDEIEPTLELPDDFRDEYGIALLVFTNDFPKGNPIYFQLNNNLSRAGISRDHYMKEFHFKALHFYLTRALQLLKPDCNQTHMAYRGSASTYTLTPLFNFGKFTSSSLDKKVALKFGTGAVFRIETCFGASIGDFSFFPAEAEVLIPTTEQFRFIKQVKSLHVIESTGVQCSYFNCAYLGADKQTERKCHLGIDTEVNEMRSENGHCEEQEERIAAMEELMGTNHLRWSDNEKQMDAIEIGAHISAQEFETRIENLIKVMVFLFLQSNYSQEISILENEISRLREMCQASLLIWRQLKDYELPEQVQKLSNFKGEATKTMKTHGTKISDLEEALDYIANLYIKVSKHHVTMNRRTEQIKEDVEMMKKKIGIGLTIIIVIIFCLFVQHYRYCMSPNVREQHPLIFT from the exons ATGAGGCTTCTGCTTCTCTACATTTCTCTTGAGATTTTGGGTCTCCGTATGGCTACTCAG GTGAGGGCTGAGAGCTACAGTCTGAGATACAAATCAGATGCATTTGATGATCAGTATATCGGTTGCTCGGAGCAGATGGAGAAACACATGTTTTTGGTGCTGAAGAAGGAGAAATTAAATAGAGAATTTGGCTTGGCTTgggaaaatgcaacaaaaaaatgggATGAGATTGAGCCAACGTTGGAGCTTCCTGATGATTTCCGGGATGAGTATGGAATCGCTCTACTGGTGTTTACTAATGATTTTCCGAAAGGAAACCCCATTTATTTCCAGCTGAACAATAACCTGAGCAGGGCCGGGATCTCTCGAGATCATTATATGAAGGAATTTCATTTCAAGGCCCTTCACTTTTACCTAACGAGGGCACTGCAGCTCCTCAAACCCGACTGTAACCAGACCCACATGGCCTATAGGGGCAGCGCCAGCACTTACACACTGACTCCTCTCTTTAACTTTGGAAAATTCACTTCCTCCTCTTTAGATAAAAAAGTGGCGCTAAAGTTTGGCACTGGCGCTGTATTCCGCATAGAGACATGCTTTGGGGCTTCCATAGGAGACTTCTCGTTCTTCCCGGCGGAAGCAGAAGTGTTAATTCCAACTACGGAGCAGTTCCGATTTATTAAACAAGTGAAATCTCTGCATGTGATTGAGAGCACCGGGGTGCAGTGTAGTTACTTCAACTGTGCCTACCTGGGAG CTGACAAGCAGACAGAGCGCAAATGCCACCTGG GTATTGATACCGAGGTGAATGAAATGAGGAGTGAGAACGGGCACTGTGAGGAGCAAGAGGAGAGAATCGCAGCTATGGAGGAGCTCATGGGTACAAATCACCTGCGATGGAGCGACAATGAGAAACAAATGGACGCAATAGAGATTGGTGCTCACATCAGCGCACAAGAGTTTG AGACAAGAATTGAGAACCTGATCAAAGTCATGGTCTTCCTTTTTCTCCAATCAAATTACTCCCAGGAAATATCCATTCTGGAAAATGAAATCAGCAGGCTGCGGGAGATGTGCCAGGCCAGCCTCTTAATATGGCGCCAGCTGAAAG ACTATGAACTGCCAGAACAAGTGCAAAAACTGAGTAACTTTAAGGGAGAGGCAACAAAGACCATGAAGACCCACGGCACCAAAATATCTGACCTGGAAGAGGCCTTAGATTATATAGCCAACCTTTATATAAAAGTCAGTAAACATCACGTGACTATGAACCGAcgtacag aacaaaTAAAAGAAGATGTTGAAATGATGAAGAAAAAAATTGGCATTGGACTCACCATTATCATCGTTATTATTTTCTGTCTGTTTGTACAGCActacagatactgtatgtcaCCCAACGTTAGGGAGCAGCACCCACTAATATTCACTTAA